The following are encoded in a window of Carya illinoinensis cultivar Pawnee chromosome 15, C.illinoinensisPawnee_v1, whole genome shotgun sequence genomic DNA:
- the LOC122296241 gene encoding protein NRT1/ PTR FAMILY 3.1 has product MMEKKGGHGTRKKGGLITMPFIFANEVSEKLAVVGFTANMISYLTTELHMPLTKAANTVTNFGGTSSLTPLLGAFLSDAFVGRFWTVTVASIIYQIGMMLLTLSAVLPQLRPPPCKVGTHQVCQEADFGQQAILYISLLLAALGSGGIRPCVVAFGADQFDETDPKQNTKTWNYFNWYYFVMGVSFIVAVTVLVYIQDNVGWGLGLGVPTIAMFISVVTFIGGYPLYRNLNPSGSPFTRLVQVMVAAYRKRKLPMVSDPKLLYQNDELDASISLSGKLLHTKHMKFFDKAAIVTEEDKQLKYGEAPNLWRLNTVHRVEELKSVVRMGPIWAAGILLITAYAQQSTFSLVQAKTMDRHLSKSFQVPAGSMSVFTYSTMLLTIAFYDRIFIPVARHFTGLDRGISFLRRMGIGFVISILATLVAGFIEVKRKNAAMASGLIDHPHSTIPISAFWLVPQYSLHGMAEAFMSIGHLEFFYDQAPESMRSTAMALFWLAICFGNYLSSLLVSMVHKFTAGPNGSNWLRNDNLSKGKLEYFYWLLTLLQVLNFIYYLCCAKLYTFKPIQIKSKEGGSSEGGMELANRV; this is encoded by the exons ATGATGGAGAAGAAAGGGGGCCATGGCACGAGGAAAAAGGGAGGGCTTATCACAATGCCCTTCATTTTTG CAAATGAGGTTTCTGAGAAGTTGGCTGTGGTGGGATTTACTGCAAATATGATTAGCTATTTAACAACTGAGCTGCATATGCCATTAACCAAAGCAGCTAACACCGTTACCAACTTTGGAGGCACTTCTAGCTTGACACCTTTGCTCGGAGCATTCCTCTCTGATGCCTTTGTCGGCCGCTTCTGGACAGTAACTGTTGCTTCCATCATTTACCAAATT GGAATGATGCTCTTAACACTATCGGCAGTACTTCCACAACTAAGGCCACCCCCATGTAAAGTTGGTACTCATCAAGTATGTCAAGAAGCTGACTTCGGACAGCAGGCAATTCTCTACATATCTCTCTTACTTGCAGCCCTAGGATCTGGTGGGATCCGACCCTGTGTTGTGGCATTCGGGGCGGACCAGTTTGATGAGACGGATCCTAAGCAAAACACAAAGACATGGAACTATTTCAACTGGTACTATTTTGTCATGGGGGTATCCTTTATAGTGGCTGTGACAGTGCTTGTTTATATTCAGGATAATGTTGGATGGGGTTTGGGCCTTGGAGTTCCAACCATTGCCATGTTTATTTCAGTTGTTACCTTTATTGGTGGGTACCCACTTTACCGGAACTTGAATCCGTCTGGGAGTCCATTTACCCGGTTGGTGCAGGTGATGGTGGCAGCATACAGGAAGAGAAAGTTGCCCATGGTTTCTGATCCTAAACTACTCTACCAGAATGATGAGCTTGATGCCTCCATTTCCCTGAGTGGGAAGCTTCTCCACACCAAGCACATGAA GTTTTTTGATAAGGCAGCCATAGTGACAGAAGAAGACAAGCAACTCAAATATGGGGAAGCACCCAACCTATGGAGGCTAAACACAGTTCATCGAGTGGAAGAACTAAAATCAGTGGTCCGAATGGGGCCAATATGGGCAGCAGGAATCCTCCTCATCACAGCCTACGCACAACAGAGCACATTCTCACTGGTGCAAGCCAAAACCATGGACAGGCACCTCTCAAAATCCTTCCAAGTCCCTGCCGGATCAATGTCTGTCTTCACCTACAGCACCATGCTCCTCACAATCGCATTCTATGACCGCATCTTCATCCCCGTAGCCCGCCACTTCACCGGCCTCGACCGCGGCATTAGCTTCCTCCGCCGGATGGGAATTGGGTTCGTCATCTCCATCTTGGCCACTCTGGTTGCTGGTTTCATCGAAGTGAAGCGCAAAAACGCCGCCATGGCAAGCGGCCTCATCGATCATCCTCATTCCACCATTCCCATATCAGCGTTTTGGCTTGTGCCACAGTACAGCCTGCATGGGATGGCAGAAGCTTTCATGTCAATTGGACATCTGGAGTTTTTCTACGACCAGGCACCAGAAAGCATGAGGAGCACAGCCATGGCACTGTTTTGGTTGGCCATTTGTTTTGGGAATTATCTGAGCTCGCTTCTGGTTTCCATGGTGCATAAGTTCACTGCAGGTCCTAACGGATCAAACTGGCTGAGAAATGACAACCTGAGTAAGGGAAAGTTGGAGTACTTTTACTGGTTGCTCACGTTATTGCAAGTTTTAAACTTTATATATTACCTTTGTTGTGCGAAACTGTACACATTTAAGCCTATTCAGATCAAAAGCAAAGAAGGTGGAAGCTCTGAAGGAGGGATGGAGCTAGCTAACAGGGTTTAG